The Arthrobacter russicus genome has a segment encoding these proteins:
- the radA gene encoding DNA repair protein RadA → MAKSTRTPAPGFKCAECGWTTAKWVGRCGECQAWGTVEEVGVTVARTTAASSVAVPATKIADVDATTAAYLTTGVAELDRVLGGGVVPGAVVLLAGEPGVGKSTLLLDVAAKFARGARDVLYLTGEESAAQVKLRAERIGAIADSLYLAAESDLGAALGQVEKVQPKLLIVDSVQTFSSAMVEGSAGGVTQVREVAASLIAAAKRLNMTTVLVGHVTKDGSIAGPRLLEHLVDVVCQFEGERHSRLRLLRAVKNRYGPTDEVGCFDLSEQGIEGLADPSGLFVSRTKDPVSGTCITVALEGKRPLVAEVQSLLATSSTSQPRRATSGLDSSRVSMLLAVLQQRAGANLANEDSYVATVGGVRLTEPATDLAIALAIASAKSGIALPARLIAFGEVGLAGEVRPVPGINQRIHEAHRLGFSHAVVPGSPNGPGPIPTGFSVREVHQLSDALELLFPVPAGN, encoded by the coding sequence ATGGCCAAATCCACCCGAACCCCTGCTCCCGGATTCAAATGCGCGGAGTGCGGTTGGACCACCGCGAAGTGGGTGGGCCGGTGCGGCGAATGCCAGGCCTGGGGCACTGTGGAAGAAGTCGGCGTCACGGTGGCCCGGACCACGGCGGCAAGCAGCGTTGCGGTCCCGGCCACGAAGATCGCGGATGTGGATGCGACCACCGCCGCCTATTTGACCACCGGGGTGGCCGAACTGGACCGGGTGCTCGGCGGCGGCGTCGTGCCGGGCGCCGTGGTACTGCTCGCCGGCGAGCCCGGTGTGGGCAAATCCACGCTGCTCCTGGATGTGGCCGCGAAATTCGCCCGCGGGGCACGCGACGTGCTCTATTTGACCGGCGAAGAATCCGCGGCCCAAGTGAAACTCCGCGCCGAACGCATCGGGGCGATTGCCGATTCGCTCTATCTGGCCGCGGAAAGCGATCTCGGCGCAGCCTTGGGCCAAGTCGAAAAGGTGCAGCCGAAGCTGCTGATCGTCGACTCGGTGCAGACCTTCAGCAGCGCCATGGTGGAAGGCTCCGCCGGCGGCGTGACCCAGGTCCGCGAGGTGGCCGCCTCGCTCATCGCGGCCGCGAAACGGCTCAATATGACCACGGTGCTGGTAGGGCATGTGACCAAGGACGGCTCGATCGCCGGGCCCCGTCTGCTGGAACACCTGGTAGACGTGGTGTGCCAGTTCGAAGGCGAACGGCATTCCCGGCTCCGCTTGCTGCGCGCGGTGAAGAACCGCTATGGCCCCACCGATGAAGTGGGTTGCTTCGACTTGAGCGAACAAGGCATCGAAGGGCTTGCCGACCCGAGCGGGCTCTTCGTTTCGCGGACCAAGGACCCGGTCTCCGGAACCTGCATCACAGTGGCGTTGGAAGGCAAACGTCCGCTCGTCGCCGAAGTGCAATCCTTGCTGGCGACCAGTTCGACGTCGCAGCCCCGGCGGGCGACCAGCGGCCTGGACTCGTCCCGGGTCTCGATGCTGCTGGCGGTCCTGCAACAGCGGGCCGGCGCGAATCTGGCGAATGAAGATTCCTACGTGGCCACGGTCGGCGGCGTGCGGCTCACCGAACCGGCCACCGATTTGGCGATCGCACTGGCCATCGCCTCGGCCAAATCGGGGATTGCTTTGCCGGCCCGGTTGATCGCTTTCGGCGAAGTCGGCCTGGCCGGCGAAGTGCGGCCGGTGCCCGGCATCAACCAGCGGATCCACGAAGCCCACCGCCTGGGCTTCAGCCACGCAGTGGTCCCCGGCAGCCCGAACGGCCCCGGCCCGATTCCGACCGGCTTCTCGGTCCGGGAAGTCCACCAGCTCAGCGACGCCTTGGAATTGCTCTTTCCGGTGCCTGCCGGAAACTGA
- the disA gene encoding DNA integrity scanning diadenylate cyclase DisA, translated as MVRSPEESLRATLARVAPGTQLRDGLERILRGRTGALIVLGYDKTIESLCSGGFEIDIDFAATRLRELAKMDGAIVCDKDAAKILRAAVQLVPDPTIETQESGTRHRTAERVAIQTGVPVISVSQSMQIIALYVGGLRHVLEGSEKVLARANQALATLERYRARLDQVTSSLSALEIEAVVTVRDVAVTLQRQEMVRRISEEIAQYVLELGVDGRLLSLQLEELTVGRGPGSEMVIRDYSHIESSQEEIDIALAGLQDISATELIDLGRIAGIVGLMESGNSLDSVIHPRGYRLLSGFKAVPRAVADRLVEHFDGLQNLMAATIEELMAVEGIGEQRARTVREGLSRIAEASLLDRFL; from the coding sequence GTGGTCCGCAGCCCCGAGGAATCATTGCGGGCAACCTTGGCGAGGGTTGCCCCGGGAACCCAGCTGCGCGACGGCCTGGAACGCATCCTGCGGGGTCGCACCGGCGCATTGATTGTGCTCGGTTACGACAAAACCATCGAATCGTTGTGCTCCGGCGGCTTCGAAATCGACATCGACTTCGCTGCCACCAGGCTGCGCGAACTGGCCAAAATGGACGGCGCCATCGTCTGCGACAAGGACGCGGCGAAGATTCTCCGCGCCGCGGTGCAATTGGTGCCGGATCCGACCATCGAGACCCAGGAGTCCGGTACCCGGCACCGCACCGCGGAACGCGTCGCGATCCAAACCGGGGTTCCGGTGATCTCGGTCAGCCAATCGATGCAAATCATCGCGCTTTACGTCGGCGGATTGCGGCACGTGCTGGAAGGCTCGGAAAAGGTTCTCGCCCGGGCCAATCAGGCCCTGGCCACCCTGGAACGCTACCGGGCGCGCCTGGACCAGGTCACCTCCTCACTGTCCGCCCTGGAAATCGAAGCAGTGGTGACCGTCCGCGACGTCGCGGTCACCTTGCAACGCCAGGAAATGGTTCGGCGGATCTCCGAAGAAATCGCCCAGTATGTCCTGGAACTCGGCGTCGACGGGCGACTCCTGTCGCTGCAACTCGAAGAACTCACCGTGGGCCGCGGGCCGGGCAGCGAAATGGTGATCCGTGATTATTCGCACATCGAGAGCAGCCAGGAAGAGATCGATATTGCGCTTGCCGGCCTGCAGGACATCAGCGCCACCGAGTTGATCGATCTGGGCCGGATCGCCGGAATCGTCGGATTGATGGAGAGCGGGAATTCGCTGGACTCGGTGATCCACCCCCGGGGCTACCGTCTGCTTTCCGGTTTCAAGGCCGTGCCGCGCGCGGTCGCCGACCGGTTGGTGGAACATTTCGACGGTCTGCAGAACTTGATGGCCGCGACCATCGAAGAACTCATGGCAGTAGAAGGCATCGGCGAACAGCGTGCCCGGACGGTCCGCGAAGGACTCTCCAGGATCGCCGAAGCCAGCTTGCTGGACCGTTTCCTCTGA
- a CDS encoding HIT family protein, whose translation MTELPECYTGNDFYCDVALPRPGSLDLLYDGEAVIAFQHTKPYWEHHAVVVPKRHIASLLQLSGEPEPLVRELLQVIQLVAADFEQRFGDARVLTNLGRYQDSKHLHVHISAGAELG comes from the coding sequence ATGACGGAACTCCCCGAGTGCTACACCGGCAATGATTTCTATTGCGATGTAGCGCTGCCCCGGCCCGGCAGTTTGGACCTGCTGTACGACGGCGAAGCGGTGATCGCCTTCCAGCACACCAAACCGTACTGGGAACACCACGCAGTGGTGGTGCCGAAGCGGCATATCGCTTCGCTGTTGCAGTTGTCCGGCGAGCCTGAACCGCTGGTCCGGGAGTTGCTGCAGGTGATTCAACTGGTGGCAGCCGACTTCGAGCAACGGTTCGGCGATGCCAGAGTCCTGACCAATCTGGGCCGCTACCAGGACTCCAAGCACCTGCATGTGCACATCAGCGCCGGTGCGGAACTGGGTTAG
- the pstS gene encoding phosphate ABC transporter substrate-binding protein PstS, with product MKVLRYGRVAAVIAVGAIALTACGGNSGAGNSTPAGSSSAAVDYSGLSGTITAGGSSAQSNAQTAWTAGFTAQAKNVKINYDKSQGSGGGVTNFTAGSYDFAGSDAYLNADQAAKVQAVCGPGGAVNLPVYLDGVAIVFNLQGVDKLQLSSETVAKIFKQEIKTWDDAAIKADNPGVTLPATAITTVTRSDGSGTTQNFTNYLSQVAPSVWTDPVSNKWPIAGSSAQQGGSGVVNTVKAGNGTIGYADHSAIDTLKSASIKAGDKYVAFSAEGVTKAIEAGVTAAPSEVKGDLSQKIDYTKLTSGDAYPIPLISYDIVCTKFKDAKQAELTKAYIGYIASDQGQKIAAKNAGSAPLPADLAAKIAETLKTVS from the coding sequence GTGAAGGTACTTCGCTACGGTCGCGTTGCGGCTGTTATCGCGGTGGGCGCCATCGCCCTCACCGCTTGCGGTGGCAACTCCGGCGCCGGAAACTCGACTCCGGCCGGCTCCTCGAGCGCGGCGGTCGATTACTCGGGCCTCAGCGGCACCATCACCGCCGGCGGCTCCAGCGCCCAGTCCAACGCGCAGACCGCTTGGACCGCGGGCTTCACCGCCCAGGCCAAGAACGTGAAGATCAACTACGACAAGTCGCAGGGCTCCGGCGGCGGCGTCACCAACTTCACGGCCGGATCGTACGACTTCGCTGGTTCGGACGCTTACCTGAACGCGGACCAGGCTGCCAAGGTCCAGGCCGTCTGCGGCCCGGGCGGCGCAGTGAACCTCCCGGTTTACCTCGACGGCGTGGCGATCGTGTTCAACCTCCAAGGCGTGGACAAGCTGCAGCTCTCCTCGGAGACCGTCGCGAAGATCTTCAAGCAGGAAATCAAGACCTGGGACGATGCCGCGATCAAGGCCGACAACCCCGGCGTCACCCTGCCGGCTACCGCGATCACCACGGTGACCCGCTCGGACGGATCCGGCACCACGCAGAACTTCACCAACTACCTGAGCCAGGTGGCCCCGTCGGTCTGGACCGACCCGGTCTCCAACAAGTGGCCGATTGCCGGCTCCTCCGCCCAGCAGGGCGGCTCCGGTGTGGTCAACACGGTCAAGGCCGGCAACGGCACCATCGGCTACGCCGACCACTCCGCGATCGACACCCTGAAGTCCGCTTCGATCAAGGCCGGCGACAAGTACGTCGCATTCAGCGCCGAAGGCGTGACCAAGGCGATCGAGGCAGGCGTCACCGCTGCGCCGAGCGAGGTCAAGGGCGATTTGTCGCAGAAGATCGACTACACCAAGTTGACTTCCGGCGACGCCTACCCGATCCCGCTGATCTCCTACGACATCGTCTGCACCAAGTTCAAGGACGCCAAGCAGGCGGAACTGACCAAGGCCTACATCGGCTACATCGCGAGCGACCAGGGCCAGAAGATCGCTGCGAAGAACGCCGGTTCGGCGCCGCTTCCGGCTGATCTCGCCGCCAAGATCGCAGAAACCCTCAAGACGGTTTCCTAG
- a CDS encoding FUSC family protein translates to MSGKSKAVRRPLPATARFFGSRTRIGARRSAQSVVPAIQMTICAVGAYAFAEFVLGHSGPIFAATSSLIALGFSRDPRLRRVLEVAIGCTLGILMGELILTWAGAGIWQAAVVLFASIMLARFLDNGAIFATQLGLQSVLVVLLPLPTGGPLTRSVDAVVGVSFALLITLLTPRDPRKEPKQDICKLLNELAEVLRECGEALVKSDSTIAWHALVRARSCQPLVDGMRASLRSSGEVATISPAYRRFKGEISSLENSLEFIDLALRNSRVFARRLTSAINNAALSDSAVEGISEMLSDTADAVDLIATGLAERDATASAVHLNNARDELCLIASLLHPKSLGVQKLEGETVVMLFRPLMVDLLEAAGVDGEEARSLLPTI, encoded by the coding sequence ATGTCCGGAAAGAGCAAGGCCGTACGGCGACCGCTTCCGGCTACCGCCCGGTTCTTCGGCAGCCGGACCAGGATCGGGGCCCGGCGCAGTGCGCAATCGGTGGTCCCGGCGATTCAGATGACCATCTGCGCGGTGGGTGCTTATGCCTTCGCCGAGTTCGTGCTCGGGCACAGCGGACCGATTTTCGCTGCGACCTCCTCGCTCATCGCCCTGGGATTCTCCCGGGATCCGAGATTGCGCCGGGTATTGGAAGTGGCGATCGGCTGCACCCTGGGCATCTTGATGGGCGAGCTGATCCTCACCTGGGCGGGTGCCGGAATCTGGCAGGCAGCCGTGGTGCTTTTCGCTTCGATCATGCTGGCCCGGTTCTTGGACAACGGCGCGATCTTCGCCACCCAGCTGGGTCTCCAGTCGGTTCTGGTGGTTCTGCTGCCACTGCCCACCGGCGGACCATTGACCCGGAGCGTGGACGCCGTCGTCGGGGTGAGCTTCGCCCTGCTGATCACCCTGCTCACGCCGCGGGACCCGCGCAAAGAACCGAAACAGGACATCTGCAAACTGCTCAATGAATTGGCCGAAGTCCTGCGCGAATGCGGCGAAGCCCTGGTCAAAAGCGACTCGACCATTGCTTGGCACGCCCTGGTCCGGGCCCGCAGTTGCCAGCCGCTCGTCGACGGCATGCGGGCTTCGCTGCGTTCCTCCGGTGAAGTCGCGACGATCTCGCCGGCCTACCGGCGCTTCAAGGGCGAAATCAGTTCGTTGGAGAACTCGCTCGAGTTCATCGATCTGGCGCTGCGCAACTCCCGGGTATTCGCCCGACGGCTGACCAGCGCGATCAACAACGCCGCACTTTCCGATTCCGCGGTAGAAGGGATCAGCGAGATGCTTTCGGACACTGCGGACGCGGTGGATCTGATCGCGACCGGCCTGGCCGAACGCGACGCCACGGCGAGCGCGGTCCACTTGAACAATGCCCGTGACGAGCTCTGCTTGATCGCCAGTCTGCTGCACCCGAAATCACTCGGCGTGCAGAAACTGGAAGGCGAAACCGTCGTCATGCTGTTCCGGCCGCTCATGGTGGATCTACTCGAGGCCGCAGGCGTCGACGGCGAGGAAGCCAGAAGCCTGCTCCCGACGATCTAA
- a CDS encoding A/G-specific adenine glycosylase encodes MQLPQTTSHVQHRIIDWFSTNARDLPWRSADRTPWGVLVSEVMLQQTPVVRVLPVWQEWLRRWPRPSDLAAEPSGEAVRAWGRLGYPRRALRLHAAATRISSEFDDAVPATVAELKSLPGIGDYTAAAVAAFAFGVRSTVVDTNVRRVEARLFSGTALPAPSLNAAEMQLAEALLPLDRETSVSWNAASMELGALLCTARSPKCAACPVRTDCAWLAAGEPEPTYQPKGQPWAGTDRQLRGAVMAVLRQAEHPVPRSLFFTPAVGLDGPAEDGDPPLQRLHALASDSTRLERILADLVHDGLAESSAAGLKLPG; translated from the coding sequence GTGCAACTCCCGCAAACCACCAGCCACGTGCAGCACCGGATCATCGATTGGTTCAGCACGAATGCCCGGGACCTGCCTTGGCGGTCCGCCGACCGGACGCCCTGGGGCGTGTTGGTCAGCGAGGTGATGTTGCAGCAGACACCGGTGGTCCGGGTGCTCCCGGTCTGGCAGGAATGGCTGCGCCGGTGGCCGCGGCCATCCGATCTGGCCGCCGAACCCAGCGGCGAAGCGGTCCGGGCCTGGGGCCGGTTGGGTTACCCGCGCCGGGCTTTGCGGCTGCATGCCGCGGCAACCCGGATCAGCTCGGAGTTCGACGACGCGGTCCCGGCTACGGTGGCTGAACTCAAATCGTTGCCCGGCATCGGCGACTACACCGCGGCGGCAGTCGCGGCATTCGCCTTCGGAGTCCGGTCCACCGTGGTGGACACCAATGTCCGCCGGGTCGAAGCCCGGCTGTTCAGCGGCACCGCGCTGCCCGCGCCGAGTCTCAATGCCGCCGAAATGCAGTTGGCCGAGGCTTTGCTGCCGCTGGACCGGGAAACGTCGGTGTCCTGGAACGCGGCGTCGATGGAACTGGGCGCGCTGCTGTGCACGGCGCGATCGCCGAAGTGCGCCGCCTGCCCGGTACGCACGGACTGCGCCTGGCTTGCCGCCGGCGAACCCGAACCGACCTACCAGCCGAAAGGGCAGCCTTGGGCCGGAACCGACCGGCAACTCCGCGGGGCCGTCATGGCGGTGCTCCGGCAGGCCGAACATCCGGTGCCGCGCAGCCTGTTCTTCACCCCCGCCGTCGGCCTGGACGGGCCGGCCGAAGACGGCGACCCGCCGTTGCAGCGTCTGCACGCACTGGCCAGCGACTCCACCCGGCTGGAACGGATCCTGGCGGATCTGGTCCATGACGGCCTCGCCGAATCCAGCGCTGCCGGGCTCAAGCTGCCCGGTTGA
- the pstB gene encoding phosphate ABC transporter ATP-binding protein PstB — protein sequence MSKSVSVKDLNVFYGDFLAVEDVSMDIAPRSVTAFIGPSGCGKSTFLRTLNRMHEVIPGAHVKGQVLVDGDDLYGVGVDPVTVRRQIGMVFQRPNPFPTMSIRENVLAGVRLNNKRLSKSEGAELVEKSLKGANLWNEVKDRLEKPGMGLSGGQQQRLCIARAIAVEPEVLLMDEPCSALDPISTLAVEDLINELKEDFTVVIVTHNMQQAARVSDRTAFFNIAGTGKPGKLIEYAETTTIFNNPTVKATEDYVSGRFG from the coding sequence ATGTCCAAAAGTGTTTCGGTCAAAGACCTCAACGTCTTCTACGGGGATTTCCTCGCGGTGGAAGACGTCTCGATGGATATTGCGCCCCGCTCCGTCACCGCGTTCATCGGCCCTTCGGGCTGCGGCAAATCGACCTTCCTGCGCACCCTGAACCGGATGCACGAAGTAATTCCCGGTGCGCACGTGAAAGGCCAGGTACTGGTCGACGGCGACGACCTGTACGGCGTCGGCGTGGACCCGGTCACGGTCCGCCGGCAGATCGGGATGGTTTTCCAGCGGCCGAACCCGTTCCCCACCATGTCGATTCGGGAAAATGTGCTTGCCGGAGTGCGTTTGAACAACAAGCGGCTCTCCAAGTCCGAAGGCGCGGAGCTGGTCGAGAAGTCGCTCAAGGGCGCCAACCTCTGGAACGAGGTCAAGGACCGTTTGGAGAAGCCGGGCATGGGGCTTTCCGGTGGCCAGCAGCAGCGGCTCTGCATCGCCCGGGCGATCGCGGTGGAGCCGGAAGTGCTGCTCATGGACGAGCCTTGTTCGGCTCTTGACCCGATTTCCACGCTGGCTGTCGAAGACCTCATCAACGAGCTCAAAGAAGACTTCACCGTGGTGATCGTGACGCACAACATGCAGCAGGCGGCACGCGTCTCGGACCGGACGGCGTTCTTCAATATCGCCGGCACCGGAAAGCCCGGCAAACTGATCGAGTATGCGGAGACCACCACGATCTTCAACAACCCGACGGTCAAAGCCACCGAGGATTACGTCTCAGGCCGCTTCGGATAG
- the pstA gene encoding phosphate ABC transporter permease PstA, which produces MSTLADAPRSNTRNRLTSGQLPRFINIYTVLGSLVVAAAVLGLIGFSLVGLIVLTAIVYLIAISVLSIAVENRRKAMDRFVRGLIVVFFLIALTPLVSLLWTVISNGVKVLNWNFITTSGGDSTIDPETLELVTSAGVLQSVVGTLEITGLAALFSIPIGLLTSIYLVEYAQPNQWLRRTVTFLVDVMTGIPSIVAGLFAFSLFTLVFGPKAFSGLSAAVALSVLMIPIVVRSSEEMLRLVPNDLREASYALGVTKVVTILKVVIPTAIAGIVTGITLAIARVIGETAPIFIAASFTNNFNSNPFDGPMSSLATAAYTGYKFPGPDPQVSLDQGWGAALLLVILVVILNLVARLIAMLFAPKSSR; this is translated from the coding sequence ATGAGCACTTTGGCCGATGCGCCCCGGAGCAATACCCGGAACCGGCTGACCAGCGGACAACTGCCCCGGTTCATCAACATCTACACGGTGCTCGGCTCGCTCGTGGTGGCGGCAGCAGTATTGGGCTTGATCGGGTTCAGCCTGGTGGGTCTGATCGTGCTTACCGCAATCGTGTACCTGATCGCGATTTCGGTGCTGTCCATCGCGGTGGAGAATCGGCGCAAGGCGATGGACCGTTTTGTCCGCGGCCTGATCGTGGTGTTCTTCCTGATCGCCTTGACGCCATTGGTCTCGCTGCTCTGGACGGTGATTTCCAATGGCGTCAAGGTGCTCAATTGGAACTTCATCACGACCTCCGGCGGGGACAGCACGATCGATCCGGAGACGCTCGAACTGGTGACCTCTGCGGGCGTGCTGCAATCAGTGGTCGGCACCCTGGAAATCACCGGTCTTGCCGCGTTGTTCTCCATTCCGATCGGGTTGCTGACCTCGATCTACCTGGTCGAATACGCGCAGCCCAACCAGTGGCTCCGCCGCACCGTGACCTTCCTGGTGGATGTGATGACCGGCATCCCGTCGATCGTGGCCGGTCTGTTCGCGTTCTCGCTGTTCACCCTGGTCTTCGGGCCCAAGGCGTTCAGCGGCCTCTCCGCCGCGGTCGCGCTTTCGGTTTTGATGATCCCGATCGTGGTGCGCTCCAGCGAAGAAATGCTCCGGCTGGTGCCCAATGATCTGCGTGAAGCTTCTTATGCCTTGGGCGTGACCAAAGTGGTCACCATCCTCAAGGTCGTCATCCCGACCGCGATCGCCGGCATCGTCACCGGCATCACCTTGGCGATCGCCCGGGTGATCGGCGAAACCGCGCCGATCTTCATCGCGGCCAGCTTCACCAACAATTTCAACTCGAACCCGTTCGACGGGCCGATGTCCAGCCTGGCCACAGCGGCCTATACCGGATACAAATTCCCGGGGCCGGACCCGCAGGTCTCGCTCGACCAAGGCTGGGGCGCTGCGCTCCTGCTGGTGATCCTGGTGGTCATCCTCAATCTTGTAGCACGCCTGATCGCGATGCTGTTCGCTCCGAAGTCAAGCCGGTAA
- the pstC gene encoding phosphate ABC transporter permease subunit PstC, whose product MSTSTVASTGGSAATKARPADRIFKSLSTVAAVSIMVILAGVAIFLIVRALPAITASWTDNPSLDKDFTAGFANFWSYVGPLAFGTVWASLIALILATPVAIGIALFISHYSPRKLANALGYIVDLLAAVPSVVFGLWGIFVMRDFLLPLQQWLNANLGWIPFFGGEVTTTGSSIFTAAVVLAVMILPIITSISREIFLQTPKLHEEAALALGSTRWEMIRLAVFPYARSGMVSAILLGLGRALGETMAIAMILSPAVIVSFFVVTEGQNPQTVAANIALNFPIAEDLGRSALIGTGLVLFVISFAVNFLARMIVNRKPKAKKEDAVAADALSADAAEESPVALIHPDGDHGHVHAKRPDLHGKPGNSEGAGK is encoded by the coding sequence GTGAGCACGTCAACCGTAGCCAGCACCGGGGGGTCAGCGGCCACGAAGGCCCGTCCGGCTGACCGGATCTTCAAATCCCTTTCCACCGTCGCCGCCGTCTCGATCATGGTCATCCTGGCCGGCGTCGCGATCTTCCTCATCGTCCGTGCGCTCCCGGCGATCACCGCGAGCTGGACCGACAACCCGAGCCTGGACAAGGACTTCACGGCCGGCTTCGCGAACTTCTGGTCCTATGTCGGCCCGCTCGCCTTCGGCACGGTGTGGGCTTCGCTGATCGCGCTGATCCTGGCTACCCCGGTGGCCATCGGGATCGCCTTGTTCATCTCGCACTACAGCCCGCGCAAACTCGCGAACGCGCTCGGCTACATCGTCGACCTGCTGGCCGCGGTGCCCTCGGTGGTCTTCGGCCTCTGGGGCATTTTCGTGATGCGCGATTTCCTGCTCCCGCTGCAACAATGGCTCAACGCGAATCTGGGCTGGATTCCGTTCTTCGGCGGCGAAGTGACCACCACCGGATCATCGATCTTCACCGCCGCCGTCGTACTGGCCGTGATGATCTTGCCGATCATCACTTCGATTTCCCGGGAAATCTTCCTGCAGACCCCCAAGCTCCATGAAGAAGCCGCACTGGCTCTGGGCTCCACGCGCTGGGAGATGATCCGGCTCGCGGTCTTCCCCTATGCCCGTTCCGGCATGGTCAGCGCGATCCTGCTGGGCTTGGGCCGGGCGCTCGGCGAGACCATGGCCATTGCGATGATCCTCTCGCCAGCGGTGATCGTTTCCTTCTTCGTGGTCACCGAGGGGCAGAACCCGCAGACCGTCGCGGCGAACATCGCGCTCAACTTCCCGATCGCCGAAGACCTGGGCCGCTCGGCCCTGATCGGCACCGGCTTGGTCTTGTTCGTGATCTCCTTCGCGGTGAACTTCCTGGCCCGGATGATCGTGAACCGCAAGCCCAAGGCGAAGAAGGAAGACGCGGTTGCGGCTGATGCGCTCAGCGCAGATGCCGCCGAGGAGTCTCCGGTGGCGTTGATCCACCCCGACGGCGATCACGGCCACGTGCATGCGAAACGCCCTGATCTGCACGGGAAGCCCGGCAACTCCGAAGGAGCTGGCAAATGA